The nucleotide sequence AAAGATTTGCATCATGGAACAAAATTGAACTTGCAATTCACAAATAATAGTGGAGCAAAATTCTTGCCTAAAGAAGTTGCTAATTCCATACCcttttcatcaaacaaaatggAAAACATACTCAACAAGTTTTCCATCAAGGAAGGATCAAAGGAAGCTGAAATTGTGAAGAGAACAATAAGTGAGTGTGAAGCAAATGGCATCAAAGGTGAGGAAAAGCTTTGTATAACTTCATTGGAATCTATGGTTGATTTCACCATTTCGAAACTCGGAAACAATGTTGAAGCTGTTTCAACAGAAGTGGATAAAAATAGTAATGGTTTGCAACAATATGTAATAGCAAAAGGAGTGAAGAAATTGGGTGAGAAGAACAAAACTATTGTGTGTCACAAAGAGAATTACCCTTATGCAGTTTTTTACTGTCATAAAACTGATTCAACTGAAGTTTACTCTGTGCCATTGGAAGGTGTTGATGGAAACATGGTTAAAACTATTGCTGTTTGTCACACTGATACATCAGAATGGAATCCTAAACATTTGGCTTTTTATGTGCTTAAAGTTCAACCAGGGACTGTTCCTATTTGTCACATCCTCCCACAGGATCATgttgtttgggtttccaagtgAAAATATAACCTCTTTCATCAATAGTTGTATCCTTGAATAATGAGCACTATATAGCAACtactttaaatattttaaattataaaacatGTACATGTGTACCAtgttaaattatgttttatgCTTACAAGTTTGTGTAACAATGATGATTCATTAGTGTATTTGGAAAGTAGGCCCTTGTGTCCGTTAAATCTATAACTATATAAATAAAGTTGCTTTAATTTGATGAAACCTCGTTAAtattaaaagagaaatgttaacttttGACTTTAGGATATATGTTAagaatttcattaataataactttatattgaaaattgtgttaatttattattcaaGTTGTTTATGAAAAGGGAAATATTAACTTATGCCTTTAGGACACaagttattattaattttttcccaTTAAATTCTTACTATTAATGGAATGAAATTAATGTTTAACATGTACCctgagggcacaagttaacatgatgcttaattaattttagttttattgtATCTTGTCACAAATCATTGGCACGTACCTCTATTTTATTGAATGACCTTATAACTAATAGTATTTTAataatcttgtaaaaaaaactactccctccgtccctatataagacccttttgtcaaaatcacgggaattaagatagtggatatttgtattaaagttgtttgtaatcactattgtttttacaattttatcctttaagaaagaaggttagtttatgttttcaacatgttatttattgttgattgaagaaaaagatgtataataaatagggacatgtatgtaaagaaataattaatgtagttggaaatgacaaaggagtcttataaaaaaggacaaaaaaaattctcaaaagggtcttataattagggacggagggagtaatactTTAATAACACAATCAAATTAGTCAGTGTAATATGTTGAAGTGTGAACTAACACCATTTATGGTTTGGTTATTTAAGGGTTTTAATAGTTTTCGTCCCAGGTCCAACAGTTTAAAATTGTTGAACCATAATTTAAAAGTTTTGTGTTTTGATGTTCGGTTATTTTTAAGACAATGCTTTTAACTTTTcttcaaataatatattattttagagaaatgataactaaaaatatattttttgacacaATACATACATCATGAATAATTTGGGTATTTCAACCTTAAAGCATGGTAGTATTGTAAATACATAACACCCCATTCTTCGTCTCTTC is from Medicago truncatula cultivar Jemalong A17 chromosome 1, MtrunA17r5.0-ANR, whole genome shotgun sequence and encodes:
- the LOC11432818 gene encoding BURP domain protein RD22, with the translated sequence MEFHLFHIITSLMLVLVGTNAAIFPPQYYWKSMLPNSSMPKAITDLLNPAGYWSKEKATMVDVSKGGVDVGVRKVYEGGGTYVNDEKFPFVPFFYLYALNESQIQLHDKQNVTLFFLKKDLHHGTKLNLQFTNNSGAKFLPKEVANSIPFSSNKMENILNKFSIKEGSKEAEIVKRTISECEANGIKGEEKLCITSLESMVDFTISKLGNNVEAVSTEVDKNSNGLQQYVIAKGVKKLGEKNKTIVCHKENYPYAVFYCHKTDSTEVYSVPLEGVDGNMVKTIAVCHTDTSEWNPKHLAFYVLKVQPGTVPICHILPQDHVVWVSK